In the genome of Streptobacillus ratti, one region contains:
- a CDS encoding GNAT family N-acetyltransferase, which produces MEHKGTLRLETDRIILRQFTKDDYEAVFKNFESDVEMTKYLRWKATDDLEVAIKIVDSWIDSYKNDNVYQWAIVPKDLNEPIGTISVVSLDEKINKVHIGYCIGTKWWNLGYTSEALATIIPFFFEEVKVNRIESQYDPNNIGSGKVMLKCGMKYEGTLRQNDWNNQGIVDGAIYGLLASDYFENKK; this is translated from the coding sequence ATGGAACATAAAGGCACATTAAGACTAGAGACAGATAGAATAATTTTACGTCAATTCACAAAAGATGATTATGAGGCAGTATTTAAAAACTTTGAATCTGATGTAGAAATGACAAAATATTTAAGATGGAAAGCTACAGATGATTTAGAGGTTGCAATAAAAATTGTAGATAGTTGGATTGATAGTTATAAAAACGATAATGTTTATCAATGGGCAATAGTTCCAAAAGATTTAAATGAGCCTATTGGTACAATATCTGTAGTTAGTTTAGATGAAAAAATTAATAAGGTTCATATAGGATATTGTATAGGAACTAAATGGTGGAATTTAGGTTATACAAGTGAGGCACTAGCTACAATAATTCCTTTCTTTTTTGAAGAAGTAAAGGTTAATAGAATTGAATCACAATATGATCCAAATAATATTGGTTCTGGAAAAGTTATGCTTAAATGTGGCATGAAATATGAAGGAACTTTAAGACAAAATGATTGGAATAATCAAGGTATAGTTGATGGAGCAATATATGGACTTCTTGCTTCAGATTATTTTGAAAATAAAAAATAA
- a CDS encoding TIR domain-containing protein, translating to MARNVFISFRFSDGKYYKEELIDCFDKNKNIINYSEDKDRSNMSEETIKNYIYKKLKETSVTIIILTPEAINYKKDIYRKYDDWLYDELRYSLEDRGNNRTNAVVAVYTKDAAQYLYTETTHKCSACNKDHKVKNMKEFDNLVRKNMMNIKTSKKKNRCDDIYDFLEDSYCSLIEFDEFKNNIDTYIDNAIDKRNRKEDFDIVKRM from the coding sequence ATGGCAAGAAATGTTTTTATTTCATTTAGATTTAGTGATGGAAAATATTATAAAGAAGAGTTGATTGATTGTTTTGATAAAAATAAAAACATAATCAATTATTCGGAAGATAAAGATCGATCAAATATGTCTGAAGAGACAATTAAAAATTATATATATAAAAAACTAAAAGAAACCAGTGTCACAATCATTATCTTAACACCAGAAGCTATAAATTATAAAAAAGATATTTATAGAAAATATGATGATTGGTTGTATGATGAACTAAGATATTCTTTAGAAGATAGGGGAAATAACAGAACGAATGCAGTTGTTGCTGTTTACACTAAAGATGCAGCTCAGTATTTATACACGGAAACGACACATAAATGCTCAGCGTGTAATAAAGATCATAAAGTAAAAAATATGAAAGAATTTGATAATCTAGTAAGAAAGAATATGATGAATATAAAAACCTCTAAAAAGAAAAATCGGTGTGATGATATATATGATTTTTTAGAAGACTCATATTGCTCTTTAATAGAGTTTGATGAATTTAAAAATAATATTGATACATATATTGATAATGCGATTGATAAGCGTAATCGTAAAGAAGATTTTGATATTGTAAAGAGAATGTAG
- a CDS encoding SIR2 family protein, protein MNITINRQQILDKLYQALNSGELSVFVGAGISKGAGYFDWKELLKEEAKNIKLDVEKERDLTEVAQYICNAKNRGTIDNLINKAFPSNIKPNDNHLLLAKLPIDTFWTTNYDKLIEKALDLNGKTVAVKSEDQHLQLSRKNKDVVIYKMHGDIEHPNRAVITRDDYEKYGFKDRVLFRDILEGDLLTKTFLFIGFSFTDPNFLSVLSKMRILLDGRNREHYCILKEISKEDYPEDSEYSYEKARQELAIEDLKRYGIFVHLIQSYSEITDILDNLYKLYRRKTIFISGSAADYSPITKETAIDFIQELSYQLVRNGYTIINGYGEGVGTHIINGVTRYCYTNRKAKLGNFLTLMPFPLNAGKDQNLNNVWIQYRTEMIEKCGVAIFIFGNKLIDEKIVKANGMREEFCIAENNELVLLPIGFTGSMASELAKEIKCSNINEKFIDVSKSVEQIIKFINEINGKE, encoded by the coding sequence TTGAATATAACAATTAATAGACAACAAATATTAGATAAGCTATATCAGGCTTTAAATAGTGGTGAATTGTCAGTATTTGTAGGAGCAGGTATATCCAAAGGAGCTGGATATTTTGACTGGAAAGAGCTTTTAAAAGAAGAAGCAAAAAATATCAAATTAGATGTTGAGAAAGAAAGAGATTTGACTGAAGTTGCTCAGTATATATGTAATGCTAAAAACAGAGGCACTATTGATAATTTGATCAATAAAGCTTTTCCTTCAAATATTAAACCTAACGATAATCATCTTCTTTTGGCGAAACTTCCAATTGATACATTTTGGACAACAAATTATGATAAGCTTATTGAAAAAGCGTTAGATTTAAACGGGAAAACAGTAGCAGTTAAATCGGAAGATCAGCATTTACAGTTGTCTAGAAAAAATAAAGATGTTGTAATTTATAAAATGCATGGAGATATTGAACATCCGAACAGAGCAGTAATTACTAGAGATGATTATGAAAAATATGGATTTAAGGACAGAGTGTTATTTAGAGATATTCTTGAAGGAGATTTATTAACTAAAACTTTTCTGTTTATAGGGTTTAGTTTTACAGATCCAAATTTTTTATCTGTATTAAGTAAAATGAGAATTCTATTAGATGGGCGGAATAGGGAACATTATTGTATACTTAAAGAGATAAGTAAGGAAGACTACCCAGAAGATTCTGAATATTCATACGAAAAAGCACGACAAGAATTAGCCATTGAAGACTTAAAACGTTATGGAATTTTTGTTCATTTAATACAATCTTATTCAGAGATTACAGATATATTGGATAATTTATATAAATTATATAGAAGAAAAACCATTTTTATATCTGGAAGTGCTGCAGATTATTCACCGATTACAAAAGAAACAGCTATAGATTTTATTCAGGAACTTTCTTATCAATTGGTGCGTAATGGATACACAATTATAAACGGATATGGGGAAGGTGTTGGAACACATATTATTAATGGAGTTACACGATACTGTTACACAAATAGAAAGGCTAAATTGGGAAATTTCTTAACATTAATGCCGTTTCCTTTGAATGCTGGAAAAGATCAAAATTTGAATAATGTATGGATACAATATCGTACGGAAATGATTGAAAAATGTGGTGTTGCAATATTTATTTTTGGAAATAAATTAATTGATGAAAAAATAGTAAAAGCAAATGGTATGAGAGAAGAATTTTGTATTGCAGAGAACAATGAACTTGTGTTGTTGCCAATAGGATTTACAGGAAGTATGGCTTCAGAATTAGCAAAAGAAATAAAATGTAGTAATATAAATGAAAAATTTATAGATGTGAGTAAATCAGTGGAACAAATAATAAAATTTATTAACGAAATAAATGGAAAGGAATAA
- a CDS encoding DEAD/DEAH box helicase family protein: MIDIKLKNFQEDAVDFLFSKTTDSNSKPKIVMQSPTGSGKTIILVAYIEKYLDFHKDSVVCWFSPGKGELEEQSKEKMERFAPTLKTGNVFDILSTGFESSTTYFINWETITKKDNTAIRDSERKNLFERISEAHNRNLNFIVIIDEEHQNNTSKADDIISSINAKYEIRVSATPNKRVVGEFYEIPEIDVINEGLITRFMYINYGLDTVEVKNILHETDILLEKADEVRKKIAQAYIDEKEDIRPLVLVQFPNLNDDLIEHVEKKLGSMGYSYENKLLASWFSAENKEDKDRKSKKLGKINIGTTDEDSVTNSNATPVFLLFKQALATGWDCPRAKILVKLRENMSETFEIQTIGRLRRMPKAKHYGKDILDCSYIYTFDEKYKLEVIRAGNGFETQRVFLKEEAKNIKLVKEIRNLDGDYIDEQFIRNKVYEFFKEKYCLSNIKLDNIKRLENNGFIFGTVLSRQYLTGKYTTLMEVREEVANYNVMSIEVNTHTHGIELQHNVDAIKKHVGLAYNKTSQILRTLFLRGFGNNKYKLLNLNLREYYAFIINNVDILKRDFIEFSGQGQYQLVFPDNKTEEFKIPLEEHYRYVPFERYVKEMGSNVYKGYNTSMITDDFRSTSERLFEKYCEKNENVKYVYKNGDSGQQYLSIVYGTNFDKQRLFYPDYIVQLKDETIWLIETKGGEKQGQSKNIDVQVENKFEAFKRFATKHGYNFGFVRDKNDELYLNNTEYIDDMNDSSWVLLEEIF, from the coding sequence ATGATAGATATAAAACTTAAAAATTTTCAAGAAGATGCCGTTGATTTCTTATTTAGTAAAACAACTGATAGTAATTCTAAACCTAAGATTGTTATGCAGAGTCCAACAGGATCAGGTAAGACAATTATTTTGGTTGCCTATATTGAAAAATATCTTGATTTTCATAAGGATAGTGTAGTTTGTTGGTTTTCTCCAGGAAAGGGTGAGCTTGAAGAACAATCTAAAGAAAAGATGGAACGTTTTGCTCCGACTTTAAAGACAGGGAATGTATTTGATATTTTAAGTACAGGATTTGAAAGTTCGACAACGTACTTTATTAACTGGGAGACGATCACAAAAAAGGACAATACTGCTATAAGAGATAGCGAAAGAAAAAATTTGTTTGAACGAATTAGTGAAGCACATAATCGTAATTTAAATTTTATTGTTATTATTGACGAAGAACATCAGAATAATACTTCAAAGGCAGATGATATTATCTCAAGTATCAATGCAAAATATGAAATTCGTGTATCAGCAACACCGAATAAAAGGGTTGTTGGTGAATTTTATGAAATTCCAGAGATTGATGTAATAAATGAAGGACTTATCACAAGATTTATGTATATAAATTATGGACTTGATACCGTTGAAGTAAAAAATATATTACATGAAACAGATATTTTGTTAGAAAAGGCAGATGAAGTTAGAAAGAAAATTGCTCAAGCTTATATTGATGAAAAAGAAGATATTAGACCACTTGTATTAGTTCAATTTCCTAATTTGAATGATGATCTAATAGAACATGTGGAGAAAAAACTGGGTTCAATGGGTTATTCCTATGAAAATAAACTTCTTGCGAGTTGGTTTTCTGCAGAAAACAAAGAAGATAAAGATAGAAAATCCAAAAAATTAGGGAAAATAAATATCGGAACAACAGATGAGGATAGCGTTACTAATTCAAATGCTACTCCTGTATTTTTGCTGTTCAAACAAGCTCTTGCAACAGGTTGGGATTGTCCACGTGCAAAGATACTTGTTAAGCTTCGTGAGAATATGAGTGAAACTTTTGAAATTCAAACTATTGGAAGACTTAGAAGAATGCCTAAAGCAAAACACTATGGTAAGGATATTTTAGATTGCTCTTACATTTATACTTTTGATGAAAAGTACAAACTTGAGGTAATAAGAGCTGGAAATGGTTTTGAAACACAGAGAGTATTTTTAAAAGAAGAGGCTAAAAATATAAAACTTGTTAAAGAAATAAGAAATCTTGATGGAGACTATATTGATGAGCAATTTATTAGAAATAAAGTTTATGAATTTTTTAAGGAAAAGTATTGTCTTTCTAATATAAAGTTGGATAATATCAAACGACTTGAAAATAATGGCTTTATTTTTGGAACAGTACTTTCAAGACAATATTTAACGGGGAAATATACAACTTTAATGGAAGTAAGAGAAGAAGTTGCTAATTATAATGTTATGTCAATCGAAGTAAATACTCATACACACGGTATTGAACTTCAGCATAATGTTGATGCTATAAAGAAACATGTGGGACTTGCATATAATAAAACTAGTCAGATTTTGAGAACATTATTTTTAAGAGGGTTCGGGAATAATAAGTATAAACTTTTGAATCTTAATTTAAGGGAATATTATGCCTTTATTATCAACAATGTAGATATTTTGAAAAGAGATTTTATTGAGTTTTCAGGACAGGGACAATATCAACTCGTTTTTCCTGATAATAAGACGGAAGAATTTAAAATTCCACTTGAAGAGCACTATAGATATGTTCCTTTTGAAAGATATGTAAAAGAGATGGGAAGTAATGTATATAAAGGGTACAATACTTCTATGATTACAGATGATTTTCGTTCTACTTCAGAAAGATTGTTTGAGAAGTATTGTGAGAAGAATGAAAATGTGAAATATGTTTATAAAAATGGAGATAGTGGACAGCAATATTTGTCTATTGTTTATGGAACTAATTTTGATAAACAAAGATTATTTTATCCAGACTATATTGTACAGCTTAAAGATGAAACAATTTGGCTTATTGAAACAAAAGGTGGAGAAAAACAAGGGCAAAGTAAAAATATAGATGTTCAAGTAGAAAATAAATTTGAAGCATTTAAGAGATTTGCGACTAAGCATGGCTATAATTTTGGTTTTGTTAGAGATAAAAATGATGAGTTGTATTTGAATAACACTGAATATATAGATGATATGAATGATAGTAGTTGGGTATTGCTTGAAGAAATTTTTTAG
- a CDS encoding site-specific DNA-methyltransferase — protein sequence MSNLSKIKREKMLKYLEKLKKINNDDENIRAITEIETALNEKKYGLVWEDHSEKIDEIWEHNIPIFVEDEERKITAKEDEAYNFLLEGDNLHSLKLLEKTHKGKIDVIYIDPPYNTGNKDFIYDDCFIDKTDGYAHSKWLSFMEKRLLIARELLSDDGVIFISIDDNEQAQLKLLCDEIFDEKNILSTHHIQVRYDNKSLNEKNEWQPVMEYIFIYAKDKTKFKANQPYEKYDINKFVYSIKELSNGNEVVLGGKKVKIYKKGEWSIENYEIGDFSLLKETWASGSVLKGNTSGKFFDLYISNRKQTDGLGCLYKVQDIGEDGLGYRYFTGPQKENSIRGKFYSGIPLDRLNELKKGNFKKYKSITNLYDFSADFGNIRHEGGIGFNSGKKPIKLLKMLINYHKEREIYILDFFAGSGTTGHAVMQLNKEDGGNRKYILCTNNENNICEEVTYQRLKNIQTELPHNLKYYKTEFIPKFSNDEESVSDKMMGHIKELIELEYAIELDDKKYIVLNDEDELDEVISRIENDGKLFMRSGIFLSRNNQRIFEEKGVSIIEIPEYYFREEIKEVGEL from the coding sequence ATGTCTAATTTATCTAAAATAAAGCGTGAAAAAATGCTTAAATATCTTGAGAAATTAAAGAAAATCAATAATGATGATGAAAATATAAGAGCAATAACAGAAATTGAAACGGCTCTTAATGAAAAGAAATATGGTCTTGTATGGGAAGATCATTCTGAAAAAATCGATGAAATATGGGAACATAATATTCCTATATTTGTAGAAGATGAAGAAAGAAAAATTACAGCAAAGGAAGATGAAGCATACAACTTTTTACTTGAGGGAGATAATCTTCATTCGCTTAAGCTTTTGGAGAAGACGCATAAAGGTAAAATTGATGTAATTTATATTGATCCACCTTATAATACAGGGAATAAAGATTTTATTTATGATGACTGTTTTATTGATAAGACGGATGGATATGCCCATAGTAAATGGCTTTCTTTTATGGAAAAGAGATTATTAATTGCAAGAGAACTTTTAAGTGATGATGGAGTTATATTTATTTCAATTGATGATAATGAGCAAGCACAGTTGAAATTATTGTGCGATGAAATATTTGATGAAAAAAATATTTTATCAACACATCATATTCAAGTTAGATATGACAATAAGAGTTTGAATGAAAAAAATGAATGGCAACCTGTTATGGAGTATATTTTTATATACGCAAAAGATAAAACAAAATTTAAAGCAAATCAACCATATGAAAAATATGACATAAATAAGTTTGTATATTCGATAAAAGAATTATCTAATGGAAATGAGGTTGTTTTAGGGGGGAAAAAAGTTAAAATTTATAAAAAAGGAGAATGGTCTATTGAAAATTATGAAATAGGTGATTTTTCTCTTTTAAAGGAAACATGGGCCTCTGGATCAGTTCTTAAAGGAAATACATCAGGAAAATTTTTTGATTTGTATATATCTAATAGAAAACAAACTGATGGCTTAGGTTGTCTTTATAAAGTTCAAGATATTGGAGAAGATGGACTTGGCTATAGATACTTTACTGGTCCACAAAAAGAAAATTCAATTAGAGGTAAGTTTTACTCAGGAATACCTTTGGATAGATTAAATGAATTAAAAAAAGGAAATTTTAAGAAATATAAATCAATAACTAATTTATATGATTTTAGTGCAGATTTTGGTAATATTAGACATGAAGGTGGAATTGGATTTAATAGCGGGAAAAAACCAATAAAATTGTTAAAAATGTTAATAAATTATCATAAAGAAAGAGAAATTTATATTTTAGATTTCTTCGCAGGCTCAGGAACAACAGGTCATGCTGTTATGCAACTTAACAAAGAAGATGGTGGAAATAGAAAATATATCCTATGTACAAATAATGAAAACAACATTTGTGAAGAAGTTACATACCAAAGATTAAAGAATATTCAAACAGAACTACCTCATAATTTGAAATACTATAAGACGGAGTTTATACCAAAATTTTCTAATGATGAAGAAAGTGTATCAGATAAGATGATGGGACACATTAAAGAATTAATTGAGCTTGAATATGCTATCGAGCTTGATGATAAAAAATATATTGTCCTTAATGATGAGGATGAACTAGATGAAGTTATATCAAGAATTGAAAATGATGGGAAATTGTTTATGCGTTCAGGTATTTTTCTATCACGTAACAATCAAAGAATTTTTGAGGAAAAGGGAGTTAGTATAATTGAAATTCCAGAATATTATTTTAGAGAAGAGATAAAGGAGGTTGGTGAGTTATGA
- a CDS encoding site-specific DNA-methyltransferase: MSNLSKIKREKMLKYLEKLKKINNNDENIRAITEIETVINEKKYGLVWEEHSEKVDEMLKHNVPIFVEEKERKITVNEDETYNFLLEGDNLHSLKLLEKTHKGKIDVIYIDPPYNTGNKDFIYDDSFVDKTDGYSHSKWLSFMEKRLDIARELLSEDGVIFISIDDNEQAQLKLLCDEIFGEDNLISIICVELSKTQGMKVKSAQDGRIVKNHEYVYLYCKNIEKAFNNRMPLYDKTDIWDSHFNKIILKGIDNYNIFSINDYIKSEFNDVYKIFKDHGLLEKNKITEKSIRNGILLSSKLQEFFYKEISDKIFQEMACSVNIPDDINNLLNESVIVEYEKYLLTKTSTGKIRQYRPLNENIKLSDEYNRRVERVTIRGALWKGFYSDMMNVQKEGIIDFKNGKKPVRLISQLNKWANRKKSVVLDFFAGSGTTGHAIMQLNKEDGGNRTYILCTNNENNICEEVTYQRLKNIQTELPHNLKYYKTEFIPKFFDDEESISDKMMEHIKELIELEHAIELDSKKYIVLNHEDEIDGAILKIQNDGKIFMCSGLFLSRSNQRILEEKRVSIIEIPEYYFREELREVGEL; the protein is encoded by the coding sequence ATGTCTAATTTATCTAAAATAAAGCGTGAAAAAATGCTTAAATATCTTGAGAAATTAAAGAAAATCAATAATAATGATGAAAATATAAGAGCAATAACAGAAATTGAAACGGTTATTAATGAAAAAAAATATGGCTTAGTTTGGGAAGAACATTCTGAAAAAGTTGATGAAATGCTTAAGCATAATGTACCAATTTTCGTAGAAGAAAAAGAAAGAAAAATCACAGTAAATGAAGATGAAACATATAATTTTTTGCTAGAGGGAGATAATCTTCATTCACTTAAGCTTTTGGAAAAGACTCATAAAGGCAAAATTGATGTCATTTATATAGATCCACCTTACAACACAGGGAACAAGGATTTTATTTATGATGATTCTTTTGTTGACAAAACAGATGGATACTCTCATAGTAAATGGTTATCTTTTATGGAGAAAAGACTTGACATAGCAAGAGAACTTTTAAGTGAAGATGGAGTTATATTTATTTCTATTGACGATAATGAGCAAGCACAGTTGAAATTATTGTGTGATGAAATATTTGGTGAGGATAATTTAATTTCAATAATTTGTGTTGAATTATCTAAAACACAAGGTATGAAAGTTAAATCAGCACAGGATGGAAGAATTGTAAAAAATCATGAATATGTTTATTTGTACTGCAAAAATATAGAAAAAGCATTTAACAACAGGATGCCTCTATATGATAAAACTGATATTTGGGATAGCCATTTTAATAAAATTATTCTAAAAGGTATTGATAATTATAATATATTTTCTATAAATGATTATATAAAAAGTGAATTTAATGATGTTTATAAAATTTTTAAAGATCATGGTCTACTGGAGAAAAATAAAATAACTGAAAAAAGTATAAGAAATGGGATTTTATTATCTAGTAAATTGCAAGAATTTTTCTATAAAGAAATAAGTGATAAGATTTTTCAAGAAATGGCATGTTCTGTTAATATTCCTGATGATATTAATAATTTGTTAAATGAATCAGTTATAGTTGAATATGAAAAATATTTATTAACAAAAACATCAACAGGAAAGATAAGGCAGTATAGACCTTTAAATGAAAATATAAAATTAAGTGATGAGTACAATAGAAGAGTAGAAAGAGTTACTATTCGTGGAGCTTTATGGAAGGGATTTTATTCTGATATGATGAATGTTCAAAAAGAAGGAATAATAGATTTTAAAAATGGTAAAAAGCCTGTTCGTTTGATTAGTCAATTAAATAAATGGGCAAACCGAAAAAAATCTGTAGTTCTTGACTTCTTTGCTGGATCTGGAACGACAGGCCATGCTATCATGCAACTTAATAAAGAAGATGGTGGAAATAGAACATATATATTATGTACTAATAATGAAAATAATATTTGTGAAGAGGTTACATACCAAAGATTAAAGAATATTCAAACAGAACTACCTCATAATTTGAAATACTATAAGACGGAGTTTATACCAAAATTTTTTGATGATGAGGAAAGTATATCAGATAAGATGATGGAACACATTAAAGAATTAATTGAGCTTGAACATGCTATTGAACTTGACAGTAAGAAATATATAGTCCTTAATCATGAAGATGAAATTGATGGAGCTATATTAAAAATTCAAAATGATGGAAAAATATTTATGTGTTCAGGACTTTTTCTATCACGAAGTAATCAGAGAATACTTGAGGAAAAGAGAGTTAGTATAATTGAAATTCCAGAGTATTATTTTAGAGAAGAATTAAGGGAGGTTGGCGAGCTATGA
- a CDS encoding DUF262 domain-containing protein produces MKFTPENKTIKTMFRSYPMMSIPNFQREYSWEKYYYNTFFIDILEGIKQEDKKLINTDYFIGTMVFSGSEKKDQSIEVIDGQQRLTVITILLSVLTNKFKNIKEEDLAKATFEYIKTRDDYGISIPKLKSITSYPYFEAYVQSIEKEDIEPATEEEINIKQTYNYFESELEEIKLKEKYNFDKNTPYKDLLIAIRDQILQMNVISILTEEKDSAYEIFEILNAKGKNLASIDLIKNTIYSEFHADDNAKDKIIEKNWEGIKTTLRSRKPNIGIATFYRHYWISKYQKTTNSNLYDSFKKHIESNKKSYEELVEDLSTTAKTYMKIVSPNIGDYDNKKEYNWLIQSLEAIEKTFGVTQARIALLALFELKSNEKISSKAFKIAINYIENFIFAYTGVLKNQANIYETRFSKLAIKLRESKDKRDTNNILEEYLYHVFKDRYPQKEEFLSGFVRLRFSKEESIANAITKYVLNKISSKLNNSEVYSIDSSIEHIINEDRSNDITLSIGNLICLEMDLNNEAGNLAYEEKLEIYKKSKYNQVLDFCNNYPNFNENDIEKRSKILGEYYYDNILNASK; encoded by the coding sequence ATGAAATTTACACCAGAAAACAAAACCATTAAAACAATGTTTCGTTCATATCCTATGATGAGTATTCCAAATTTTCAACGAGAATATAGCTGGGAGAAGTATTACTATAACACTTTTTTTATAGATATACTTGAGGGAATAAAACAGGAAGATAAAAAGCTGATTAATACAGATTACTTTATAGGTACTATGGTTTTCTCAGGATCTGAAAAAAAGGATCAAAGTATAGAAGTTATTGATGGTCAACAAAGACTTACGGTTATTACTATATTATTATCAGTTCTAACCAATAAATTTAAAAATATAAAAGAGGAAGATTTAGCAAAAGCAACATTTGAATATATTAAAACAAGAGATGATTATGGAATATCTATTCCTAAGTTAAAAAGTATTACCTCATACCCATATTTTGAAGCATATGTTCAGTCAATTGAAAAAGAAGATATTGAACCTGCGACCGAAGAAGAAATTAACATAAAACAAACATATAATTATTTTGAGTCAGAGTTGGAGGAGATAAAGTTAAAAGAGAAATATAATTTCGATAAAAATACTCCTTATAAAGATTTGTTGATAGCAATTAGAGATCAGATTCTTCAGATGAATGTTATATCTATTTTAACGGAAGAAAAAGATTCGGCTTATGAGATATTTGAAATATTGAATGCAAAGGGGAAAAATCTTGCGAGCATTGATTTAATTAAAAATACTATATATTCTGAATTTCATGCTGACGATAATGCAAAAGATAAGATTATAGAAAAAAATTGGGAGGGGATTAAAACTACATTGAGAAGTAGAAAGCCAAATATTGGAATTGCTACCTTTTATAGGCATTATTGGATTTCAAAATATCAAAAGACAACTAATTCAAATCTATATGATTCTTTTAAAAAACATATTGAATCTAATAAAAAATCATATGAGGAACTTGTTGAAGATTTAAGTACTACAGCAAAGACATATATGAAAATAGTAAGTCCTAACATAGGGGATTATGATAATAAAAAAGAATATAATTGGTTAATTCAGAGTTTAGAAGCTATAGAGAAAACATTTGGTGTTACACAAGCAAGAATAGCACTATTAGCATTATTTGAACTTAAATCAAATGAAAAAATATCATCAAAAGCTTTCAAGATTGCGATTAATTATATTGAAAACTTTATTTTCGCATATACAGGAGTATTAAAAAATCAAGCAAATATTTATGAAACAAGATTTTCTAAACTAGCAATAAAATTGCGTGAAAGTAAAGATAAAAGAGATACAAATAATATTTTAGAGGAATACTTATATCATGTGTTTAAGGATAGATATCCCCAAAAAGAAGAGTTCCTTTCAGGTTTTGTTCGTTTAAGATTTTCTAAAGAAGAGTCTATAGCTAATGCAATAACAAAATATGTATTGAATAAAATTTCATCAAAATTGAATAATAGCGAAGTTTATAGTATAGATTCATCTATAGAACACATAATTAACGAAGATAGATCAAACGATATAACATTATCCATTGGAAATTTAATATGTTTAGAAATGGATTTAAATAATGAAGCTGGTAATTTAGCTTATGAAGAGAAATTAGAAATATATAAAAAATCAAAATATAATCAAGTTCTAGATTTTTGCAATAACTATCCAAATTTTAATGAAAATGATATAGAGAAAAGATCCAAAATATTAGGAGAATATTATTATGACAATATATTAAATGCAAGCAAATAA